The following proteins come from a genomic window of Papilio machaon chromosome 7, ilPapMach1.1, whole genome shotgun sequence:
- the LOC106719466 gene encoding excitatory amino acid transporter: MEKGARLSEYLFATMGSGDRGPKTTEDRCASVEPTGLRKCLVDNAMLVVTLIGVIAGITIGFGLRPYHLGPDMLMIISYPGEIFMRLLKLMILPLIIASLIAGSASLNAKMSGKIAVRTLLYFILTSLFNAFLGILLAVLIHPGEPELRDQTNGVQDKRDHSILDSFFDIGRNIFPDNIVQATFQQSHTVYRPATLIASNITGNDTVPVLVRVVTERAGTNTLGLVFFCLVFGSVLGSLGPKGQVVITFFQAIFEVTMKMVTAVMWFTPVGVSSIIAGKILGVSNVVQMLSQLAWFIMTVTIGVFLYQLVIMQLIYFAFLRRNPYKFYLGLSDAMLTAAATASAAAALPVTFRSMEGRLQVDPRITRFVLPIGCNINMDGTALFLSVSSLFICQMNDMDLGFPQYAAILLSATAASLSSASVPSAAMVLLLVVLATVDAPTQDVSLLFAVDWLVDRIRTTNNMLGDCYAAAVVEHLSKKELMACDSALTEPTESNGLLQTSNTEVDLEIITSGNKSIASDDVIIDMHLRKNSTASNNKA; the protein is encoded by the exons ATGGAGAAAGGTGCGCGCCTTTCAGAATATCTTTTTGCAACGATGGGCTCGGGAGACCGAGGGCCGAAGACAACAGAAGACCGGTGTGCATCCGTCGAGCCAACCGGCCTCAGGAAATGTCTGGTAGACAATGCTATGCTGGTCGTTACATTAATTGGAGTTATTGCTGGCATTACAATCG GTTTCGGACTTCGACCGTATCATTTGGGGCCGGATATGTTGATGATAATATCTTATCCGGGTGAAATCTTCATGAGATTACTGAAGCTGATGATTCTACCTTTAATTATAGCCAGTTTGATAGCTGGCTCGGCGAGTTTGAATGCGAAGATGAGTGGAAAGATCGCTGTTCGGACTCTCTTGTACTTCATCCTAACATCTCTGTTTAATGCCTTCCTGGGTATTCTATTGGCGGTGTTGATACATCCGGGTGAACCGGAACTACGAGATCAGACCAATGGGGTGCAGGATAAACGAGATCATAGCATCTTGGACAGCTTCTTTGATATTGGTCG taaTATATTTCCGGACAACATAGTGCAAGCTACATTCCAACAATCTCACACCGTGTACCGGCCGGCGACATTAATTGCCAGCAATATAACTGGCAACGACACAGTTCCAGTCCTCGTCAGAGTTGTAACTGAAAG GGCAGGTACCAACACTTTAGGGTTGgtgtttttttgtttggtCTTCGGCAGTGTCCTCGGAAGTCTAGGGCCCAAGGGTCAGGTGGTGATTACTTTCTTCCAAGCGATCTTCGAAGTAACAATGAAGATGGTGACAGCTGTGATGTGGTTCACTCCTGTGGGAGTCAGCAGTATAATCGCTGGCAAAATATTGGGCGTTAGTAACGTTg TCCAAATGTTATCCCAGCTGGCGTGGTTCATAATGACGGTGACGATCGGCGTGTTTCTGTACCAACTGGTCATCATGCAGCTGATATACTTTGCGTTCCTGCGCCGGAACCCCTACAAGTTCTACCTCGGCTTGTCGGATGCGATGCTGACGGCTGCAGCCACCGCTTCAGC agcTGCAGCTCTACCAGTAACCTTCCGTAGTATGGAAGGTCGGCTGCAAGTAGATCCGCGTATCACCCGATTCGTGCTGCCTATTGGCTGTAACATAAACATGGACGGCACCGCGCTGTTCCTTTCCGTATCCAGTCTCTTTATATGTCAGATGAATGACATGGATCTTGGTTTTCCCCAATATGCTGCTATACt CTTATCGGCTACCGCAGCATCGTTGTCGTCCGCGTCGGTGCCTTCAGCAGCGATGGTGCTGCTGCTGGTCGTGCTGGCCACGGTTGACGCACCCACGCAGGACGTCTCTCTACTCTTTGCCGTAGACTGGCTTGT AGATCGTATCCGCACTACTAACAACATGCTGGGTGATTGCTATGCTGCAGCCGTCGTAGAGCATCTCTCGAAGAAGGAGCTCATGGCCTGTGATTCAGCTTTGACG GAACCAACAGAATCTAACGGCTTGCTGCAAACCTCAAATACAGAAGTGGACCTGGAGATCATAACTTCTGGGAATAAATCTATAGCATCTGATGATGTCATCATCGATATGCATTTAAGGAAGAATTCCACTGCATCTAACAATAAAGCTTAA